Proteins from one Candidatus Nitrospira nitrosa genomic window:
- a CDS encoding TIGR00266 family protein: MKSEILYPGAFPMARVELGNGEQIKAESGAMVACSPTIDIESKMEGGFLGALSRKFLTGEKFFFQTLKATRGAGEVLLAPTVPGEIVVLELDGVNEYMVQKDGFLAGADGVTIDSQMQSMSRGLLGGEGFFILKMSGKGMLLLNSFGAVHKIELKPGQEYIVDNSHLVAWSTTTSYNIEKATSGWVASFTSGEGFVCRFRGPGVVYIQSRNPGGFGAWVRQFIPVSE, from the coding sequence ATGAAGAGTGAAATCCTATATCCGGGGGCGTTTCCCATGGCCCGTGTGGAGTTAGGCAATGGAGAGCAAATCAAGGCGGAGTCAGGTGCGATGGTGGCCTGCTCACCGACCATCGACATTGAAAGTAAGATGGAAGGGGGATTTTTGGGAGCCCTCTCACGAAAGTTTCTGACCGGAGAAAAGTTTTTTTTCCAGACACTCAAAGCCACTCGAGGTGCCGGTGAAGTCCTGCTGGCTCCGACGGTGCCAGGGGAAATTGTTGTCTTAGAGCTCGATGGGGTCAATGAGTACATGGTGCAGAAGGATGGGTTTTTGGCCGGGGCGGATGGGGTGACCATCGACAGCCAGATGCAGAGTATGAGTCGAGGGTTGTTGGGTGGCGAAGGGTTCTTCATTCTGAAGATGAGTGGGAAGGGGATGCTGCTTCTCAACAGCTTTGGGGCCGTTCACAAAATCGAATTGAAGCCAGGCCAGGAATACATTGTGGACAACAGTCATCTGGTCGCCTGGTCGACCACAACGTCCTACAACATTGAGAAGGCCACGTCGGGATGGGTGGCGAGCTTTACCTCGGGCGAAGGCTTTGTCTGTCGATTCCGTGGGCCGGGTGTTGTCTACATTCAGAGCCGGAATCCTGGTGGCTTTGGAGCGTGGGTGCGACAGTTCATCCCTGTGTCTGAGTAG
- a CDS encoding metallophosphoesterase family protein, giving the protein MSRSGLIRIGVIADTHGLFDPAIVQHFQHADHIVHAGDIGKPTVIQRLKDIAPVTAVSGNVDGYEESGVPSEAIIELAGLRIAIRHILYASGKLTNGGRAFLDRTRPDICIFGHTHQPMNAWLDDTLLFNPGSAGPKRFTLPRMLGMITVGARLSPRHIRLNDRVV; this is encoded by the coding sequence GTGAGCCGGTCGGGGCTTATCCGTATCGGGGTCATCGCCGACACGCACGGCCTGTTCGATCCGGCAATTGTGCAGCATTTCCAGCATGCCGATCATATCGTTCATGCCGGTGATATCGGCAAACCTACAGTCATTCAACGTCTGAAAGACATCGCTCCCGTGACGGCGGTTTCCGGCAATGTTGACGGATATGAGGAGAGCGGTGTTCCGTCCGAGGCGATCATCGAGCTCGCAGGGCTCCGGATTGCGATCAGGCATATTTTGTATGCGAGCGGCAAGCTTACGAATGGAGGACGAGCTTTTCTTGATCGCACTCGACCGGACATTTGCATCTTTGGTCACACGCATCAGCCCATGAACGCGTGGCTTGACGATACATTGTTGTTCAACCCGGGATCAGCCGGCCCCAAACGATTTACGTTGCCCAGGATGCTGGGGATGATCACGGTCGGTGCACGGCTGTCGCCGAGACACATTCGTTTGAACGATCGAGTTGTATGA
- a CDS encoding tetratricopeptide repeat protein, producing the protein MRWNKKPSIKSDKTETIRTPKRGVVGYSRKSALLEEAITQMNAGKYGRSSAALKELLALDPVNMEARRLFATLHLRLGSLIPAREAFDTLLAEAFQRQDYWLAESLLREYLAAGPRCVPYLEKLGTIYQEKGNVLEAVEEYGKAVDILIEDPDPERPDHAGQLYSKIRELAPASPVAFRLASFFDAETGQLVPRQPSVHRTDTALHQDLLDEDSREQIAPAGAAGVMPWDVHVSPEGVGPSGATSSPGESEQPAAQSDRGADSLQHAQSCDHSLDQSRELPPAEAEPTGINAQTNRQAEDSIPEAGQVSTIPEIREQEVAGDSLSSLSSVDSTVEIAVAPPETHRDAVDTDSATLQAPELVPSGIAETTAVIKDSPASTATRVDSEQAVDPSGSFSADMVEPSLPPQSETDKEPIPSVRTEASLSASILVSSNEKASRSTDQVEPLKPEETASSTDSPIAPAPVAVDETAQPWKQPGFSWKSVFDTAWKFGEQSPPKDESTCPAPARLDKIVTDTPPVPIPQDQLIQESGTEIPTEEKEAQGKDEEPAKSPIAPMPWDQVQESVLSIPSVEMDPPIVAEHLEQSVEQPQKPDSSPQVCESQLPPSPLTKSPAPEPDTFTFAQDGPVVISEEGHDSAVETGEPSVTDQGTVQIAESAPLFSLVQSSQTDDVVSIPSQESPAQACTKDSSLDSVVNQHEVHGNPTEFSIKQEQPHPSAVTEEIEQGPEAELQTPDSQPVNKALPEESETIRAVEPAPIEPRATESIVDDGRGLPETPQASRALLLDDQSPAVMNVQARSPIPEPIHAQQERMEADDWMQAGQEPGAISVTPTDPAILERQEVSQPLPAAHETDAAFVESSRIKRASEARTRAEEPAQRQRSTAIVNGLGIAILGFLRNCFSTTQAIVRTAVGLTLLIGVCAALGLGALALTWMIMEEPPSPTFQSFTTTPQQTIFGAQKNAYTLLLGIDAPAGQDPLRAGGEGQSAIGDHTTALDCFGTPGAETGDRSSASGSTMRGWVRGSDPIGQFKSNQGTIQGWGSRHQATLDRYRQWQKLPFEDWGYGQPAHPPCEAMVFAHQLHVADGFVQGTDVAVDRLETDMEMWRVVLSQARTLPVKMLALQAINDDIVLASGLLVRSDFDTKHLGRITKFVRPLDQAELSLRWPMQSELVSAGKTYESQLKAARAEGQAISAMVVSALPLPKQRRLNDYAKYYEASYQVTGEKHYDSLPKWKDYVRFPAAGVMDYLANPIENLVGIAPLPAWDVYNGMMVDTDAHLRLASLQAWLRRGSSEGDLPNKIAKAGQNFYDPYTGLPMLVNQKKGLLYSVGHDGKDQDADPQVDVVVELPGTYTSASQAKSSASSSKSK; encoded by the coding sequence GTGCGTTGGAATAAGAAACCCTCAATAAAATCAGATAAGACAGAGACGATCCGTACGCCGAAGCGTGGGGTGGTCGGCTACAGCAGGAAGAGTGCACTGCTGGAAGAGGCGATCACCCAAATGAACGCAGGGAAGTATGGCCGGTCATCCGCTGCGCTCAAGGAACTGCTGGCTCTCGACCCAGTGAATATGGAGGCGCGACGGCTTTTCGCGACCCTCCATCTTCGACTAGGAAGCCTCATTCCGGCGAGAGAAGCGTTCGACACCCTACTTGCCGAAGCCTTTCAGCGCCAAGACTACTGGCTCGCAGAATCCTTACTCCGTGAGTACCTCGCCGCCGGTCCGCGCTGTGTGCCCTACCTTGAAAAACTTGGGACCATCTATCAAGAAAAGGGAAATGTCCTTGAAGCCGTTGAAGAGTACGGAAAGGCCGTCGATATCTTAATTGAAGACCCGGATCCCGAACGTCCGGATCATGCAGGGCAACTCTATTCAAAAATACGCGAACTAGCCCCGGCGAGCCCTGTGGCGTTTCGCTTGGCTTCCTTTTTTGATGCGGAAACCGGCCAGTTAGTGCCACGTCAACCGAGTGTCCACAGGACCGACACTGCCCTACATCAAGACCTTCTTGACGAAGATTCACGGGAACAGATCGCTCCTGCTGGAGCGGCTGGAGTGATGCCATGGGACGTCCACGTTTCCCCTGAGGGGGTGGGGCCATCGGGTGCAACGTCGTCTCCAGGTGAAAGTGAACAACCAGCTGCGCAATCAGACCGCGGTGCTGATTCTCTGCAACACGCTCAGTCTTGCGACCACAGTCTAGACCAGTCGCGAGAGCTTCCACCTGCCGAGGCAGAACCTACGGGCATCAACGCTCAAACTAATCGACAGGCCGAAGACTCTATCCCAGAGGCTGGACAGGTCTCGACTATACCGGAGATCAGAGAGCAGGAGGTGGCTGGCGATTCCCTTTCTTCGCTCAGCTCCGTAGATTCCACCGTAGAGATCGCAGTGGCACCACCTGAAACTCATCGAGATGCGGTGGATACCGATTCTGCCACGCTCCAGGCACCGGAGCTGGTGCCATCTGGAATTGCAGAGACAACGGCTGTAATAAAGGACTCTCCCGCATCGACAGCGACGAGGGTGGATTCTGAACAGGCAGTCGACCCTTCGGGCAGTTTCTCCGCAGATATGGTGGAGCCCAGTCTGCCACCTCAGTCTGAGACCGACAAAGAGCCCATCCCATCTGTTAGGACAGAGGCATCACTTTCAGCGTCGATACTGGTCTCAAGCAACGAGAAAGCCTCTCGTTCGACTGACCAAGTCGAGCCGCTGAAACCAGAGGAGACCGCCAGCTCTACCGATTCGCCAATCGCTCCAGCACCAGTCGCGGTCGATGAAACAGCTCAGCCTTGGAAGCAACCAGGGTTTTCATGGAAATCCGTCTTTGATACAGCCTGGAAGTTCGGGGAGCAATCTCCTCCAAAGGATGAGTCAACGTGCCCAGCGCCGGCTCGCCTGGATAAGATTGTTACAGACACTCCCCCTGTTCCAATCCCACAGGACCAGCTCATACAGGAATCCGGAACAGAGATTCCAACGGAAGAGAAAGAAGCTCAGGGAAAAGATGAAGAGCCGGCAAAATCGCCGATTGCACCAATGCCATGGGATCAGGTGCAGGAATCGGTGCTGTCGATCCCTTCCGTCGAGATGGATCCTCCAATTGTGGCAGAGCACCTCGAACAATCCGTGGAGCAACCACAAAAGCCAGACAGCTCGCCACAAGTTTGTGAGAGTCAACTGCCGCCTTCACCATTGACCAAGAGTCCTGCTCCAGAGCCTGACACATTTACGTTTGCACAAGATGGCCCGGTCGTGATCTCAGAGGAAGGGCACGATTCTGCCGTGGAGACGGGCGAGCCATCCGTGACGGACCAAGGTACAGTGCAGATCGCGGAGTCAGCGCCGTTGTTCTCCCTCGTACAATCATCGCAGACCGACGATGTGGTATCGATTCCCTCACAGGAATCTCCAGCTCAAGCCTGTACCAAGGACTCGAGTCTAGACTCGGTCGTGAATCAGCACGAAGTTCATGGTAACCCGACCGAGTTTTCCATCAAGCAAGAGCAGCCCCACCCCAGTGCCGTGACTGAGGAGATTGAGCAAGGTCCCGAGGCGGAACTCCAGACGCCTGATTCTCAACCTGTCAACAAGGCCCTTCCCGAGGAAAGCGAGACCATTCGAGCTGTTGAGCCTGCTCCCATCGAACCACGCGCAACGGAGTCCATTGTAGACGATGGTAGGGGCTTGCCCGAGACTCCGCAAGCATCAAGGGCGTTGCTTCTCGACGATCAGTCTCCAGCGGTGATGAATGTTCAAGCACGCTCTCCGATTCCTGAGCCCATACATGCTCAACAAGAGCGGATGGAGGCTGATGACTGGATGCAGGCAGGTCAAGAGCCTGGTGCGATCTCCGTCACCCCAACGGACCCGGCGATTCTTGAGCGGCAGGAAGTCAGCCAGCCACTGCCGGCGGCTCACGAGACTGATGCCGCGTTCGTCGAATCTTCGAGGATCAAGAGGGCGTCGGAGGCGAGAACGCGTGCTGAGGAACCGGCACAGAGACAAAGATCGACGGCAATTGTAAATGGGCTGGGAATAGCGATCCTGGGCTTCCTGCGTAACTGCTTCTCGACCACTCAGGCCATCGTGAGGACTGCGGTCGGGTTGACGCTGCTGATCGGGGTCTGTGCCGCGCTTGGTCTTGGAGCGCTGGCCCTGACATGGATGATCATGGAAGAACCGCCGTCACCGACTTTTCAGAGTTTTACGACGACGCCGCAACAGACCATCTTTGGGGCTCAAAAGAATGCGTACACGCTACTGCTTGGGATCGATGCCCCAGCGGGGCAAGATCCTCTACGCGCTGGGGGTGAGGGGCAATCGGCCATCGGAGACCACACAACCGCATTGGATTGCTTCGGAACTCCTGGGGCAGAAACAGGTGATCGGTCGAGCGCGTCAGGCAGCACCATGCGTGGATGGGTTCGAGGATCGGACCCAATTGGCCAGTTCAAGTCGAATCAGGGGACCATCCAAGGATGGGGGAGCCGACATCAGGCGACGCTTGACCGGTATCGTCAATGGCAAAAGCTTCCATTCGAAGACTGGGGCTACGGTCAACCTGCCCATCCACCCTGCGAGGCGATGGTGTTTGCCCACCAACTGCATGTAGCCGATGGATTCGTACAAGGGACGGACGTTGCGGTTGATCGGCTTGAAACCGACATGGAGATGTGGCGCGTCGTACTGAGCCAGGCACGGACGCTTCCTGTGAAAATGTTGGCGCTGCAAGCGATCAACGACGACATTGTCCTCGCTTCGGGTTTGCTCGTCCGTTCGGATTTCGACACAAAACATCTAGGGCGCATCACTAAGTTTGTACGACCTCTTGACCAAGCCGAGCTGTCGTTGCGGTGGCCGATGCAAAGCGAACTAGTTTCGGCTGGGAAGACCTACGAGAGTCAGTTGAAGGCTGCGAGAGCTGAAGGTCAGGCAATCTCCGCGATGGTGGTATCGGCACTGCCTTTACCGAAACAGCGCCGGCTCAATGACTATGCCAAGTATTACGAAGCGTCGTACCAAGTCACCGGAGAGAAGCATTATGATTCCCTACCGAAGTGGAAAGACTATGTGCGTTTTCCTGCTGCTGGTGTGATGGATTATCTTGCCAACCCGATTGAGAATCTGGTCGGCATTGCCCCGCTGCCCGCATGGGATGTGTACAACGGAATGATGGTGGATACAGATGCCCATCTCAGGTTGGCGAGTTTACAGGCGTGGTTGCGACGCGGATCTTCAGAGGGTGATCTTCCCAACAAGATCGCCAAAGCTGGGCAGAATTTCTACGATCCCTATACGGGCCTCCCGATGTTGGTGAATCAGAAAAAGGGTCTACTTTACAGTGTCGGCCACGATGGGAAGGATCAAGATGCAGATCCACAAGTCGATGTGGTCGTAGAGCTTCCTGGCACATATACCTCCGCCAGCCAGGCGAAATCCTCCGCCTCTTCATCGAAATCGAAATAG
- a CDS encoding PEGA domain-containing protein yields the protein MPIKTSLLQTPSRVLGVFICAVYLSGCSLFGGSSQSFSITSNPVGATVRINGQEVGVTPLQRDVSRRGDLLVEVEKTGYKSQFRQTSRKLSSLGIVDVIGGAVLLLPLIGLVAPGAWEQDPAVMGFSLEPAAPSSASTPAP from the coding sequence ATGCCAATCAAAACCAGCCTTCTTCAAACGCCTTCTCGAGTACTCGGAGTCTTTATCTGTGCGGTGTATCTGTCCGGGTGTTCACTTTTCGGCGGATCATCCCAGAGTTTTTCAATCACGTCGAATCCAGTGGGCGCTACCGTGCGGATCAATGGTCAGGAGGTTGGTGTGACGCCGCTCCAACGTGACGTTTCGCGGCGCGGGGACCTGTTGGTCGAAGTGGAGAAAACAGGGTACAAGAGCCAATTTCGGCAGACCTCCAGAAAGCTGAGTTCCTTAGGCATTGTCGATGTGATCGGTGGAGCGGTGCTTCTGCTTCCGCTGATTGGTCTGGTCGCACCAGGAGCATGGGAACAGGACCCTGCTGTGATGGGGTTCTCGCTAGAACCTGCCGCACCGTCGTCGGCCTCCACTCCCGCGCCCTGA
- a CDS encoding amidohydrolase family protein: MKKGTVCPTRIPTQIVSNEEFRPIPQTRRQHRVERVAEGLIERAVTRSGVTRREFLNATSGMAAALLAMNTAFGRFFNIEEIELFETAAFAEQQGAPYFIFDVQTHYVGSGYDPTDAEANRKGAVSKHALLSLRRSIRESGLNPRLAGDRGTLDDLSWENFIKEVFFDSETAIGLISTPPGPYPQEAVVPPKEMAHIRDEVNRLAGSQRMLAHGLVTPQLGVADLDFMAMQAETLKVEAWKCYTGSCPKGFDRGWRMDDERIAYPMLEQARKLGIKRICVHKGLPLGPVPDYNHPRDLIRAAKDFPDLNFLVYHSGLRGVTSIEQIFAKTGEIPWTTEFCRMKEVEPGISNIYMELGSTFAQLVTTYPVICAHLLGRVIRAFGVDHVLWGTDSIWYGTPQWQIEAFRRFQIPEVLIQEHHYQPLTRQVKERIFGLNAATVFGIDVETIRHEVPRDALGRLRMSYLEEGPEPSRRVYGWIAG; the protein is encoded by the coding sequence GTGAAGAAGGGTACGGTCTGTCCGACTCGGATTCCGACGCAGATCGTTTCGAACGAAGAGTTCCGCCCCATTCCTCAGACGAGGCGGCAGCACCGTGTCGAGCGAGTAGCCGAGGGCCTGATAGAACGAGCGGTGACTCGTAGCGGAGTGACCAGGCGAGAGTTCTTGAACGCAACCAGTGGAATGGCTGCGGCGCTGTTGGCCATGAACACCGCATTCGGCAGATTTTTTAATATTGAAGAAATCGAGCTCTTCGAGACCGCCGCGTTCGCGGAGCAACAGGGCGCTCCCTATTTTATCTTCGACGTACAAACGCACTATGTCGGATCCGGCTATGACCCTACTGATGCGGAAGCGAATCGCAAAGGTGCCGTGTCCAAGCACGCGTTACTGTCGTTACGGCGGTCCATCCGTGAGTCCGGGCTCAATCCACGATTGGCTGGTGATCGGGGTACCCTCGATGACTTGTCCTGGGAGAATTTCATCAAGGAAGTCTTTTTTGACAGCGAAACCGCGATTGGCCTGATCAGTACACCGCCTGGGCCCTATCCACAAGAAGCCGTTGTCCCGCCAAAGGAAATGGCCCACATCCGAGACGAGGTTAATCGGTTAGCCGGCTCACAGCGGATGTTGGCCCATGGTCTGGTGACGCCCCAGTTGGGTGTTGCCGATTTGGATTTCATGGCCATGCAAGCCGAGACGCTCAAGGTCGAGGCCTGGAAGTGTTACACCGGATCCTGTCCGAAGGGATTCGACCGAGGCTGGCGGATGGATGATGAACGGATCGCCTATCCGATGCTGGAGCAAGCGAGAAAACTAGGCATCAAGCGAATCTGTGTCCACAAGGGACTCCCACTGGGTCCTGTGCCGGACTACAATCATCCGAGAGATTTGATTCGGGCGGCCAAAGACTTTCCCGATCTTAACTTTTTGGTGTATCACTCGGGTCTCCGAGGTGTCACGTCGATCGAACAGATCTTCGCCAAGACCGGTGAAATTCCATGGACCACAGAATTCTGCCGGATGAAGGAAGTTGAGCCTGGTATCTCCAATATCTATATGGAGCTGGGCTCGACCTTCGCTCAGTTGGTGACCACCTATCCTGTGATTTGTGCGCACCTGCTGGGACGGGTCATTCGTGCATTCGGCGTTGACCACGTCTTGTGGGGAACGGATTCGATCTGGTATGGAACACCTCAATGGCAAATTGAAGCCTTTCGACGATTCCAGATTCCCGAGGTATTGATCCAAGAACACCACTATCAACCTCTGACGAGGCAGGTCAAAGAACGAATCTTTGGTCTCAATGCGGCGACGGTGTTCGGGATTGATGTGGAGACGATACGACACGAGGTGCCACGTGACGCCCTGGGCCGGCTCCGCATGAGCTATCTGGAGGAGGGGCCGGAGCCGAGTCGTCGGGTCTATGGGTGGATCGCGGGGTGA
- a CDS encoding M48 family metallopeptidase, whose protein sequence is MTELEPNALCFGDEFPAAGAPCLVHVEGQGVTITFLSDHAGAESRSEFVEFSDLTISAGGLDHNQLVAAWLSSAGQRTLYLKGPELIRAFRQAAPAHLSQPLEQAAEQVRQVRQRHRVVWGLVGGSVLAVVLGLWFGSDLLVELAVNRIPVEWEQKLGESAYREFLTGQDVMKDGLAVGAVKEMTQRLASHVPHNPYRFDVTVVKSDVVNAFALPGGYVVVFTGLMKKADSPEEVAGVLAHELNHVLQRHGLERIIKQLGFVAVVSIVLGNPPGLGGVMKQLGIELMTLKFGRAQETEADTTGLDLLHRAKVNPEGMITFFQRLAEKDDGRVEWLSTHPMSSARADHLKARLAEMPKQTPEPFSFEWVKVRDALGVSSGSAP, encoded by the coding sequence ATGACCGAACTTGAACCTAACGCACTCTGCTTCGGTGATGAGTTCCCTGCCGCTGGTGCCCCTTGTCTTGTCCATGTTGAAGGACAGGGAGTGACAATCACGTTTCTCTCGGATCACGCGGGAGCTGAGAGCCGCTCGGAGTTCGTGGAATTTTCCGACCTCACGATCTCTGCGGGCGGGTTAGATCATAATCAGCTCGTTGCGGCATGGTTGAGTTCAGCTGGGCAGCGGACGCTGTACCTGAAAGGTCCCGAGCTCATTCGAGCCTTTCGGCAAGCGGCGCCTGCCCACTTGAGTCAACCGCTGGAGCAAGCCGCCGAGCAAGTCCGTCAGGTCCGACAACGGCATCGGGTCGTATGGGGGCTCGTCGGTGGATCGGTCCTTGCGGTGGTTCTGGGATTGTGGTTCGGAAGTGATCTCTTGGTTGAACTCGCCGTCAATCGCATTCCGGTCGAGTGGGAACAGAAGTTGGGTGAATCAGCCTATCGTGAGTTCCTGACAGGGCAGGATGTGATGAAAGATGGACTCGCAGTGGGTGCGGTCAAGGAAATGACACAGCGCCTAGCCAGTCATGTGCCCCACAACCCATATCGATTCGATGTCACTGTGGTGAAGAGCGATGTCGTGAATGCGTTTGCGCTGCCTGGTGGGTATGTCGTCGTCTTCACGGGCTTGATGAAAAAGGCGGACAGTCCGGAAGAAGTGGCGGGAGTCTTGGCGCATGAGCTGAATCATGTGCTCCAGCGGCATGGTCTTGAACGGATCATTAAACAGCTGGGGTTTGTGGCCGTCGTGTCGATTGTGTTGGGCAATCCGCCCGGCCTGGGTGGGGTCATGAAACAGCTCGGCATTGAATTGATGACGTTGAAGTTTGGCCGCGCGCAAGAGACGGAGGCGGATACCACCGGGCTTGATTTGCTGCATCGTGCCAAGGTGAACCCCGAAGGTATGATCACGTTCTTCCAACGACTGGCTGAGAAGGATGACGGGCGAGTCGAGTGGCTCTCCACCCACCCGATGAGCAGTGCCAGAGCAGATCATCTCAAAGCGCGACTCGCGGAGATGCCGAAGCAGACGCCTGAGCCGTTCTCGTTCGAGTGGGTCAAGGTTCGCGATGCGCTGGGCGTGTCATCAGGCTCTGCTCCGTGA
- a CDS encoding DUF3332 family protein — MSRLGQRTIAMVVLLSVMTMSTACYGPFNLTKNVYRWNSNVKGNGQVNDKWMKEIVFFGMLIVPAYMFSALLDTFIFNSMHFWTGESPIKESDLGSDGTKVATVGETTIRWTPLEDGAMVSFERHGIVERRATIVASATGYRLVDEQGNLLSEAEYAADGTVRLLNGECQVVKELSREQLRTLAEDRFAMGAEVGS; from the coding sequence ATGAGCAGATTGGGTCAGAGAACGATTGCGATGGTGGTGTTGCTGAGCGTAATGACAATGAGTACTGCGTGCTACGGTCCGTTCAATCTCACGAAGAATGTCTATCGCTGGAACAGCAACGTGAAAGGTAACGGCCAGGTCAATGACAAATGGATGAAAGAGATCGTGTTCTTCGGTATGTTGATTGTCCCGGCCTATATGTTCTCAGCATTGCTGGATACCTTCATCTTCAACTCGATGCATTTTTGGACAGGGGAAAGCCCCATCAAGGAGTCCGATCTCGGCAGCGATGGCACCAAGGTCGCGACAGTGGGCGAAACCACCATTCGATGGACTCCGTTGGAGGACGGTGCAATGGTGAGCTTCGAGCGCCATGGTATCGTCGAACGCCGGGCCACGATCGTCGCCAGCGCAACGGGCTATCGCCTGGTGGATGAACAGGGGAATCTTCTCTCGGAAGCTGAGTATGCTGCCGATGGGACGGTTCGCCTGCTTAATGGTGAATGCCAGGTTGTGAAGGAGTTGAGCCGGGAGCAGCTGAGAACACTCGCCGAGGATCGGTTCGCAATGGGTGCTGAAGTGGGAAGCTAA
- a CDS encoding TRL-like family protein encodes MKRTSLLLSLAVLIGLSTSGCMIVASPMLGTIYTEAKYGDTATDATGASKEGKACGQSILGWVATGDASVSAAKAAGGITTVAVVDHSAKNILGVIGEWCTIVRGN; translated from the coding sequence ATGAAGCGGACGAGCCTTCTACTTTCTCTCGCAGTCCTCATCGGACTCAGCACATCAGGTTGCATGATTGTCGCATCTCCGATGTTGGGGACGATTTACACCGAAGCGAAGTACGGCGATACCGCCACCGACGCAACAGGAGCCTCCAAAGAGGGTAAGGCATGCGGCCAGTCGATCCTGGGTTGGGTCGCCACCGGTGATGCGAGTGTCTCAGCTGCAAAAGCGGCTGGCGGGATCACCACCGTTGCGGTGGTCGATCACTCTGCCAAGAACATTCTTGGCGTGATTGGCGAATGGTGCACGATCGTTCGCGGTAACTAG
- a CDS encoding outer membrane protein, translated as MGLDSLVRSAALLSVLSCCPSLTDVAFPSEFGDIELSGYALGTLPGNQDLFNQGTTVSASVEQGFGAGFKIGVFPSVLNRMAGLEMDSNIHGMNLEFPNIANGRNRETGRSSLLMINTTFNVILRYPGERFRPYVGGGIGWSHGTLLNPNIAGRDDKDFDSARAFTHQFLGGAQVVLTPHLSLFNAQRDIAVFLFGEYRYLSSNYHWEGLAVDFRTHYGLFGIGLRF; from the coding sequence ATGGGACTTGATTCCCTGGTACGATCCGCCGCGCTCCTGAGTGTACTGTCTTGCTGCCCCAGCCTTACCGACGTCGCATTCCCATCTGAATTCGGAGATATTGAATTAAGTGGATATGCCCTAGGCACGTTGCCCGGGAATCAGGATCTATTCAACCAAGGGACGACGGTTTCTGCCTCAGTTGAGCAGGGTTTTGGAGCGGGGTTCAAGATCGGAGTCTTTCCATCCGTCCTGAATCGAATGGCAGGTCTCGAGATGGACTCCAACATTCATGGCATGAATCTCGAGTTTCCCAATATCGCAAATGGACGTAATCGTGAAACTGGACGTTCGAGCTTGCTCATGATTAATACGACCTTCAACGTGATCCTCCGCTATCCGGGCGAACGGTTTCGCCCATACGTTGGCGGCGGCATTGGTTGGTCCCACGGCACACTTCTTAATCCAAACATCGCAGGACGCGACGACAAGGACTTTGACTCAGCCCGCGCCTTCACGCATCAATTTCTCGGCGGAGCACAAGTCGTGCTAACCCCCCACCTCAGTCTCTTCAATGCACAGCGAGATATCGCGGTTTTTTTGTTTGGCGAGTATCGGTATCTGTCGTCAAACTATCACTGGGAGGGACTGGCCGTTGATTTTCGTACTCACTATGGATTATTTGGAATTGGACTACGCTTTTAA